Proteins encoded together in one Desulforegula conservatrix Mb1Pa window:
- a CDS encoding alpha/beta hydrolase: MKKETQIINGKRSGDLFCRFWTPETEPIGLVVIQHGYAEHSGRYEEVGKIFTEQGYAVAALDLPGHGKSTGQKAYTEDFGIYVDELENFLDFSINKFQGIPVFLLGHSMGGAVSLILCLRNSNAVKGLILSGAGIRLKSFLPQIAIFKIAEFMAKHMPDKGFIKLSSKLVSRDKNVVKAYEKDPLCFHRKIPFSTLREFANAGLFIEKNMRRLTTPVLILHGGDDRIIDPAGSRMLYSAVASPDKTLKIFNGLYHEIMAEPEKETVFKTMTSWVKAAS, from the coding sequence ATGAAAAAAGAAACCCAGATTATCAATGGAAAGCGCTCAGGAGATCTCTTCTGCCGCTTCTGGACGCCAGAAACAGAACCCATAGGCCTTGTCGTAATTCAACACGGATATGCCGAACACAGCGGCAGATATGAAGAAGTCGGAAAAATTTTTACTGAACAGGGATATGCGGTCGCAGCCCTTGATCTTCCTGGTCACGGAAAATCAACAGGCCAGAAGGCTTATACCGAAGACTTCGGCATATACGTTGACGAGCTTGAAAACTTCTTAGATTTCAGCATAAACAAATTCCAGGGAATACCGGTGTTTCTTTTGGGACACAGCATGGGAGGAGCGGTCAGCCTTATTCTATGCCTAAGAAACAGCAATGCAGTCAAGGGCCTTATTCTTTCCGGCGCAGGCATAAGACTGAAAAGCTTCCTGCCCCAGATCGCAATTTTTAAAATAGCGGAATTCATGGCTAAGCATATGCCTGACAAAGGATTCATAAAGCTTTCAAGCAAACTGGTATCAAGGGACAAAAACGTTGTAAAGGCATATGAGAAAGACCCCCTTTGCTTCCACAGGAAAATTCCTTTCTCAACTCTCAGAGAATTTGCAAATGCAGGACTTTTCATTGAAAAAAATATGAGGCGGCTCACCACTCCTGTTCTGATTCTTCATGGAGGAGACGACAGGATAATTGATCCGGCAGGAAGCAGAATGCTTTATTCTGCGGTGGCTTCGCCAGACAAAACTCTTAAAATATTCAACGGCCTGTATCATGAAATAATGGCTGAACCTGAAAAAGAGACTGTTTTTAAAACCATGACAAGCTGGGTAAAGGCAGCGTCCTGA